In Cervus elaphus chromosome 7, mCerEla1.1, whole genome shotgun sequence, the following proteins share a genomic window:
- the RXRB gene encoding retinoic acid receptor RXR-beta isoform X2, whose amino-acid sequence MSWAARPPFLPQRHAAGQCGPVGVRKEMHCGVASRWRRRRPWLDPAAAAAAAAAGGQQAPEPEPGEAGRDGMGDSGRDSRSPDSSSPNPLPQGAAPPSPPGPPLPPSAAASLGGSGAPPPPSMPPPPLGSPFPVISSSMGSPGLPPPAPPGFSGPVSSPQINSTVSLPGGGSGPPEDVKPPVLGVRGLHCPPPPGGPGAGKRLCAICGDRSSGKHYGVYSCEGCKGFFKRTIRKDLTYSCRDNKDCTVDKRQRNRCQYCRYQKCLATGMKREAVQEERQRGKDKDGDGEGAGGAPEEMPVDRILEAELAVEQKSDQGVEGPGGTGGSGSSPNDPVTNICQAADKQLFTLVEWAKRIPHFSSLPLDDQVILLRAGWNELLIASFSHRSIDVRDGILLATGLHVHRNSAHSAGVGAIFDRVLTELVSKMRDMRMDKTELGCLRAIILFNPDAKGLSNPSEVEVLREKVYASLETYCKQKYPEQQGRFAKLLLRLPALRSIGLKCLEHLFFFKLIGDTPIDTFLMEMLEAPHQLA is encoded by the exons ATGTCTTGGGCTGCGCGCCCGCCCTTCCTCCCCCAGCGGCATGCCGCAGGGCAGTGTGGGCCGGTGGGGGTGCGAAAAGAAATGCATTGTGGGGTCGCGTcccggtggcggcggcggcggccctgGCTGGatcccgcggcggcggcggcggcggcggcagccggAGGACAGCAGGCCCCGGAGCCGGAGCCGGGGGAGGCTGGACGGGACGGGATGGGCGACAGCGGGCGGG ACTCCCGGAGCCCGGACAGTTCCTCCCCAAATCCCCTTCCCCAGGGGGCcgctcccccttctcctcccggaCCACCCCTGCCCCCTTCAGCAGCTGCGTCCCTTGGAGGTTCTGGggctccacccccaccctcgaTGCCACCCCCACCACTGGGCTCCCCCTTCCCAGTTATCAGCTCTTCCATGGGGTCCCCCGGCCTTCCCCCTCCAGCTCCCCCAGGATTCTCCGGGCCTGTCAGCAGTCCCCAG ATTAACTCAACAGTGTCGCTCCCTGGGGGTGGGTCTGGCCCCCCTGAAGATGTGAAGCCACCAGTCTTAGGGGTCCGGGGCCTGCACTGTCCACCCCCTCCAGGTGGCCCTGGGGCTGGCAAACGGCTATGTGCAATCTGCGGGGACCGAAGCTCAG GCAAACACTACGGGGTTTACAGCTGCGAGGGCTGCAAAGGCTTCTTCAAGCGCACCATCCGTAAGGACCTGACCTACTCGTGCCGGGACAACAAGGACTGCACGGTGGACAAGCGCCAGCGGAATCGCTGTCAGTACTGCCGCTACCAGAAGTGCCTGGCTACCGGCATGAAGAGGGAGG CTGTACAGGAGGAGCGTCAGCGGGGGAAGGACAAAGACGGGGATGGGGAGGGTGCCGGGGGAGCCCCCGAGGAGATGCCTGTGGACAGGATCCTGGAGGCGGAGCTTGCTGTGGAGCAGAAGAGTGACCAGGGCGTGGAGGGTCCCGGGGGAACCGGGGGCAGCGGCAGCAGC CCCAATGACCCTGTGACCAACATCTGCCAGGCAGCTGACAAACAGCTCTTCACGCTTGTTGAGTGGGCGAAGAGGATCCCCCACTTTTCCTCCTTGCCTCTGGATGACCAGGTCATATTGCTACGGGCAG gcTGGAATGAGCTGCTCATCGCCTCCTTCTCTCACCGATCCATTGACGTCCGAGACGGCATCCTCCTCGCCACAGGTCTCCACGTGCACCGCAACTCGGCCCATTCCGCAGGCGTGGGAGCCATCTTTGATAG GGTGCTGACAGAGCTAGTGTCCAAAATGCGGGACATGAGGATGGACAAGACAGAACTTGGCTGCCTGAGGGCAATCATTCTGTTCAATCCAG ATGCCAAGGGCCTCTCCAACCCCAGTGAGGTCGAGGTCCTGCGAGAGAAAGTATATGCGTCCCTGGAGACCTACTGCAAACAGAAGTACCCTGAGCAACAGGGCCG GTTTGCCAAGCTGCTGCTGCGTCTTCCTGCTCTCAGGTCCATAGGCCTTAAGTGTCTAGAGCATCTGTTTTTCTTCAAGCTCATCGGCGACACCCCCATCGACACCTTCCTCATGGAGATGCTTGAGGCTCCCCACCAGCTGGCCTGA
- the RXRB gene encoding retinoic acid receptor RXR-beta isoform X1: MSWAARPPFLPQRHAAGQCGPVGVRKEMHCGVASRWRRRRPWLDPAAAAAAAAAGGQQAPEPEPGEAGRDGMGDSGRDSRSPDSSSPNPLPQGAAPPSPPGPPLPPSAAASLGGSGAPPPPSMPPPPLGSPFPVISSSMGSPGLPPPAPPGFSGPVSSPQINSTVSLPGGGSGPPEDVKPPVLGVRGLHCPPPPGGPGAGKRLCAICGDRSSGKHYGVYSCEGCKGFFKRTIRKDLTYSCRDNKDCTVDKRQRNRCQYCRYQKCLATGMKREAVQEERQRGKDKDGDGEGAGGAPEEMPVDRILEAELAVEQKSDQGVEGPGGTGGSGSSPNDPVTNICQAADKQLFTLVEWAKRIPHFSSLPLDDQVILLRAGWNELLIASFSHRSIDVRDGILLATGLHVHRNSAHSAGVGAIFDRSLSRVLTELVSKMRDMRMDKTELGCLRAIILFNPDAKGLSNPSEVEVLREKVYASLETYCKQKYPEQQGRFAKLLLRLPALRSIGLKCLEHLFFFKLIGDTPIDTFLMEMLEAPHQLA, translated from the exons ATGTCTTGGGCTGCGCGCCCGCCCTTCCTCCCCCAGCGGCATGCCGCAGGGCAGTGTGGGCCGGTGGGGGTGCGAAAAGAAATGCATTGTGGGGTCGCGTcccggtggcggcggcggcggccctgGCTGGatcccgcggcggcggcggcggcggcggcagccggAGGACAGCAGGCCCCGGAGCCGGAGCCGGGGGAGGCTGGACGGGACGGGATGGGCGACAGCGGGCGGG ACTCCCGGAGCCCGGACAGTTCCTCCCCAAATCCCCTTCCCCAGGGGGCcgctcccccttctcctcccggaCCACCCCTGCCCCCTTCAGCAGCTGCGTCCCTTGGAGGTTCTGGggctccacccccaccctcgaTGCCACCCCCACCACTGGGCTCCCCCTTCCCAGTTATCAGCTCTTCCATGGGGTCCCCCGGCCTTCCCCCTCCAGCTCCCCCAGGATTCTCCGGGCCTGTCAGCAGTCCCCAG ATTAACTCAACAGTGTCGCTCCCTGGGGGTGGGTCTGGCCCCCCTGAAGATGTGAAGCCACCAGTCTTAGGGGTCCGGGGCCTGCACTGTCCACCCCCTCCAGGTGGCCCTGGGGCTGGCAAACGGCTATGTGCAATCTGCGGGGACCGAAGCTCAG GCAAACACTACGGGGTTTACAGCTGCGAGGGCTGCAAAGGCTTCTTCAAGCGCACCATCCGTAAGGACCTGACCTACTCGTGCCGGGACAACAAGGACTGCACGGTGGACAAGCGCCAGCGGAATCGCTGTCAGTACTGCCGCTACCAGAAGTGCCTGGCTACCGGCATGAAGAGGGAGG CTGTACAGGAGGAGCGTCAGCGGGGGAAGGACAAAGACGGGGATGGGGAGGGTGCCGGGGGAGCCCCCGAGGAGATGCCTGTGGACAGGATCCTGGAGGCGGAGCTTGCTGTGGAGCAGAAGAGTGACCAGGGCGTGGAGGGTCCCGGGGGAACCGGGGGCAGCGGCAGCAGC CCCAATGACCCTGTGACCAACATCTGCCAGGCAGCTGACAAACAGCTCTTCACGCTTGTTGAGTGGGCGAAGAGGATCCCCCACTTTTCCTCCTTGCCTCTGGATGACCAGGTCATATTGCTACGGGCAG gcTGGAATGAGCTGCTCATCGCCTCCTTCTCTCACCGATCCATTGACGTCCGAGACGGCATCCTCCTCGCCACAGGTCTCCACGTGCACCGCAACTCGGCCCATTCCGCAGGCGTGGGAGCCATCTTTGATAG GTCCCTCTCCAGGGTGCTGACAGAGCTAGTGTCCAAAATGCGGGACATGAGGATGGACAAGACAGAACTTGGCTGCCTGAGGGCAATCATTCTGTTCAATCCAG ATGCCAAGGGCCTCTCCAACCCCAGTGAGGTCGAGGTCCTGCGAGAGAAAGTATATGCGTCCCTGGAGACCTACTGCAAACAGAAGTACCCTGAGCAACAGGGCCG GTTTGCCAAGCTGCTGCTGCGTCTTCCTGCTCTCAGGTCCATAGGCCTTAAGTGTCTAGAGCATCTGTTTTTCTTCAAGCTCATCGGCGACACCCCCATCGACACCTTCCTCATGGAGATGCTTGAGGCTCCCCACCAGCTGGCCTGA
- the SLC39A7 gene encoding zinc transporter SLC39A7 — protein sequence MARGLGAPRWVAVGLLTWAALGLLVAGHGGHGDLYEDLHEDFHGHSHRHSHEDFHHGHSHAHGHGHTHESIWHGHTHGHDHGHSHEDLHHGHSHGHSHESLSHRGHGHDHEHSHGGYGESGAPGVKQDLDTVTLWAYALGATVLISAAPFFVLFLIPVESNSPRHRSLLQILLSFASGGLLGDAFLHLIPHALEPHSHHPPEQPGHGHSHSGQGPILSVGLWVLSGIVAFLVVEKFVRHVKGGHGHSHGHGHAHGHTHGSHGHGRQEHASRGKPSSEEGEKEAGVPRMRRVGSAEPQDGPGRPRNAEEEKAGSDLHVSGYLNLAADLAHNFTDGLAIGASFRGGRGLGVLTTMTVLLHEVPHEVGDFAILVQSGCSKKQAMRLQLLTAVGALAGTACALLTEGGAVGSEIAGGAGPGWILPFTAGGFIYVATVSVLPELLREASPLQSLLEVLGLLGGVVMMVLIAHLE from the exons ATGGCCAGAGGCCTGGGGGCCCCCCGCTGGGTGGCCGTGGGACTGCTGACCTGGGCGGCCTTGGGGCTGCTAGTGGCCGGACACGGGGGTCATGGAGACCTGTACGAAGACCTGCACGAGGACTTCCACGGCCACAGTCACAGGCACTCACATGAGGATTTCCACCACGGACACAGCCATGCCCATGGCCACGGCCACACTCATGAGAGCATCTGGCATGGGCATACCCACGGTCACGACCACGGACATTCACACGAGGATTTGCACCATGGCCATAGTCACGGCCACTCCCATGAGAGCCTCTCCCACCGAGGACACGGACATGACCATGAGCACAGCCATGGAGGCTATGGGGAGTCTGGGGCTCCAGGCGTCAAACAGGACCTGGACACTGTCACCCTCTGGGCCTAT GCACTGGGGGCCACGGTGCTGATCTCTGCAGCTCCGTTTTTCGTCCTCTTTCTTATCCCCGTGGAGTCAAACTCCCCTCGCCACCGCTCTCTGCTCCAGATCTTGCTGAGTTTTGCTTCTGGTGGGCTTCTGGGAGATGCTTTCCTGCACCTCATCCCTCATGCTTTGG AACCTCATTCTCACCATCCTCCAGAGCAGCCAGGACATGGACATTCCCACAGTG GCCAGGGCCCCATTCTCTCTGTGGGACTGTGGGTCCTCAGTGGAATTGTTGCCTTTCTTGTGGTGGAGAAATTTGTGAGACATGTAAAAGGAGGACATGGACACAGTCACGGACATGGACATGCTCATGGTCACACACATGGAAGTCATGGACATGGAAGACAGG AGCATGCGTCGAGGGGGAAACCGAgctcagaggaaggagaaaaggaggccGGGGTGCCGAGGATGCGGAGAGTGGGGAGTGCAGAGCCCCAAGACGGGCCAGGGAGGCCTCGGAATGCTGAAGAGGAGAAAGCAGGGTCAG ACCTACATGTATCAGGGTACCTGAACTTGGCTGCAGACCTGGCACACAACTTCACGGATGGTCTAGCCATTGGTGCTTCATTCCGAgggggccgggggctgggggTCCTGACCACAATGACTGTTCTGCTCCATGAGGTGCCCCATGAAGTTGGAGACTTTGCCATCTTGGTCCAGTCTGGCTGCAGCAAAAAGCAG GCGATGCGTCTGCAACTGCTGACGGCAGTAGGGGCACTGGCAGGCACAGCCTGTGCCCTTCTAACTGAAGGAGGGGCAGTGGGCAGTGAAATTGCAGGTGGCGCAGGTCCTGGCTGGATTCTGCCATTCACTGCTGGTGGCTTTATCTATGTAGCAACGGTGTCGGTGTTGCCTGAGCTGTTGAGGGAGGCATCACCATTGCAGTCACTTCTGGAGGTGCTGGGGCTGCTGGGGGGAGTTGTCATGATGGTGTTGATTGCCCACCTCGAGTGA
- the HSD17B8 gene encoding (3R)-3-hydroxyacyl-CoA dehydrogenase isoform X1 yields the protein MASPLRLRSALALVTGAGGGIGRAVSVRLAAEGAAVAACDLDGAAARETVQLLGGPGSKEGAPRGAHAAFQADVSAAGAARRLLEQVQACFSRPPSVVVSCAGITRDEFLLHMSEDNWDRVIAVNLKGIFLVTQAAAQALVSSGCPGSIINISSIIGKVGNMGQTNYAASKAGVIGLTQSAARELGRLVRQLGACEKSGGRGQCSVLSGVSRHSPFHRHRIRCNSVLPGFIRTPMTQKVPQKVLDKVTGMIPMAHMGNPEDVADVVAFLASEDSGYITGASVEVTGGLFM from the exons ATGGCGTCTCCGCTCCGACTGCGCTCCGCGCTGGCCCTGGTCACAG GTGCGGGCGGCGGCATCGGCCGCGCCGTCAGCGTGCGCCTCGCCGCCGAGGGGGCCGCGGTAGCCGCTTGCGACCTGGACGGGGCAGCGGCGCGGGAGACGGTGCAGCTGCTGGGAGGGCCGGGGAGCAAGGAGGGGGCGCCCCGCGGAGCCCACGCCGCCTTCCAGGCTGATGTGTCCGCGGCAGGGGCCGCCAGGCGCCTGCTGGAGCAAGTGCAG gcCTGCTTTTCTCGCCCGCCGTCTGTCGTTGTGTCCTGTGCGGGCATCACCAGGGATGAATTTCTACTTCACATGTCTGAGGACAACTGGGACAGAGTCATAGCTGTCAACCTCAAG GGCATCTTTCTAGTCACTCAGGCTGCAGCCCAAGCCCTGGTGTCCAGCGGCTGTCCTGGCTCCATCATCAACATCAGCAGCATCATAGGCAAG GTGGGGAACATGGGACAGACAAACTATGCAGCATCCAAGGCTGGAGTGATTGGGCTGACCCAGTCTGCAGCCCGGGAACTTGGACGGTTGGTCAGACAGCTGGGGGCATGTGAAAAATCAGGAGGAAGGGGTCAGTGTTCAGTCCTCTCTGGAGTCAGCAGACACTCTCCTTTCCACAGACACAGGATCCGCTGTAACAGCGTCCTCCCAGGGTTCATTAGAACACCCATGACCCAGAAAGTGCCACAGAAAGTGCTGGACAAG GTGACTGGAATGATCCCAATGGCACATATGGGGAACCCTGAGG ATGTGGCAGATGTCGTCGCATTCTTGGCATCTGAAGACAGTGGATACATCACAGGGGCATCAGTGGAAGTCACTG GAGGTCTTTTCATGTAA
- the HSD17B8 gene encoding (3R)-3-hydroxyacyl-CoA dehydrogenase isoform X2: protein MASPLRLRSALALVTGAGGGIGRAVSVRLAAEGAAVAACDLDGAAARETVQLLGGPGSKEGAPRGAHAAFQADVSAAGAARRLLEQVQACFSRPPSVVVSCAGITRDEFLLHMSEDNWDRVIAVNLKGIFLVTQAAAQALVSSGCPGSIINISSIIGKVGNMGQTNYAASKAGVIGLTQSAARELGRHRIRCNSVLPGFIRTPMTQKVPQKVLDKVTGMIPMAHMGNPEDVADVVAFLASEDSGYITGASVEVTGGLFM, encoded by the exons ATGGCGTCTCCGCTCCGACTGCGCTCCGCGCTGGCCCTGGTCACAG GTGCGGGCGGCGGCATCGGCCGCGCCGTCAGCGTGCGCCTCGCCGCCGAGGGGGCCGCGGTAGCCGCTTGCGACCTGGACGGGGCAGCGGCGCGGGAGACGGTGCAGCTGCTGGGAGGGCCGGGGAGCAAGGAGGGGGCGCCCCGCGGAGCCCACGCCGCCTTCCAGGCTGATGTGTCCGCGGCAGGGGCCGCCAGGCGCCTGCTGGAGCAAGTGCAG gcCTGCTTTTCTCGCCCGCCGTCTGTCGTTGTGTCCTGTGCGGGCATCACCAGGGATGAATTTCTACTTCACATGTCTGAGGACAACTGGGACAGAGTCATAGCTGTCAACCTCAAG GGCATCTTTCTAGTCACTCAGGCTGCAGCCCAAGCCCTGGTGTCCAGCGGCTGTCCTGGCTCCATCATCAACATCAGCAGCATCATAGGCAAG GTGGGGAACATGGGACAGACAAACTATGCAGCATCCAAGGCTGGAGTGATTGGGCTGACCCAGTCTGCAGCCCGGGAACTTGGACG ACACAGGATCCGCTGTAACAGCGTCCTCCCAGGGTTCATTAGAACACCCATGACCCAGAAAGTGCCACAGAAAGTGCTGGACAAG GTGACTGGAATGATCCCAATGGCACATATGGGGAACCCTGAGG ATGTGGCAGATGTCGTCGCATTCTTGGCATCTGAAGACAGTGGATACATCACAGGGGCATCAGTGGAAGTCACTG GAGGTCTTTTCATGTAA
- the RING1 gene encoding E3 ubiquitin-protein ligase RING1: protein MTTPANAQNASKTWELSLYELHRTPQEAIMDGTEIAVSPRSLHSELMCPICLDMLKNTMTTKECLHRFCSDCIVTALRSGNKECPTCRKKLVSKRSLRPDPNFDALISKIYPSREEYEAHQDRVLIRLSRLHNQQALSSSIEEGLRMQAMHRAQRVRRPMPGSDQTTTMSGGEGEPGEGEGDGEDVSSDSAPDSAPGPAPKRPRGGGAGGSSVGTVGGGAGGVGGGAGSEDSGDRGGTLGGGTLGPPSPPGAPSPPEPGGEIELVFRPHPLLVEKGEYCQTRYVKTTGNATVDHLSKYLALRIALERRQQQEAGEPGGPGGGTSEATAGPDGGGGEGGGAGGADGPEEPALPSLEGVSEKQYTIYIAPGGGAFTTLNGSLTLELVNEKFWKVSRPLELCYAPTKDPK from the exons ATGACGACGCCGGCGAACGCCCAGAACGCCAGCAAAACGTGGGAACTGAGCCTGTATGAGCTCCACCGGACCCCGCAG GAAGCCATCATGGATGGCACGGAGATTGCGGTTTCCCCCCGGTCACTGCACTCAGAGCTCATGTGCCCCATCTGCCTGGACATGCTGAAGAACACGATGACAACCAAGGAGTGCCTCCACCGGTTCTGCTCTGACTGCATCGTCACAGCCCTGCGGAGCGG GAATAAGGAGTGCCCTACCTGCCGAAAGAAGCTGGTATCCAAGCGGTCTCTGCGGCCAGACCCCAACTTCGATGCTCTGATCTCTAAAATCTACCCCAGCCGGGAGGAGTACGAGGCCCACCAAGACCGGGTGCTGATCCGCCTCAGCCGCCTGCACAACCAGCAGGCGCTGAGCTCCAGCATCGAGGAGGGGCTGCGCATGCAGGCCATGCACAG GGCCCAGCGTGTGAGGCGGCCGATGCCTGGGTCAGATCAGACCACAACGATGAGTGGGGGTGAAGGAGAGcccggggagggagagggggatggAGAGGACGTGAGCTCAGACTCGGCCCCGGACTctgccccaggccctgctccCAAGCGACCCCGCGGAGGGGGCGCAGGGGGGAGCAGTGTAGGGACAGTGGGGGGTGGCgctggtggggtgggtgggggcgccGGCTCTGAAGACTCTGGTGACCGGGGAGGAACCCTGGGAGGGGGGACCCTGGGCCCCCCAAGCCCTCCCggggcccccagccccccagagcCAGGTGGAGAAATCGAGCTCGTGTTCCGGCCGCACCCCCTGCTCGTGGAGAAGGGAGAATACTGCCAGACTAG gTACGTGAAGACCACTGGGAACGCCACAGTGGACCACCTCTCTAAGTACTTGGCCCTGCGCATTGCTCTCGAGCGGAGGCAGCAGCAAGAGGCGGGGGAGCCGGGAGGGCCTGGAGGGGGCACCTCTGAGGCCACCGCGGGACCTGACGGGGgcggtggggagggtgggggtgccGGCGGAGCCGACGGCCCTGAGGAGCCGGCCTTGCCCAGTCTGGAGGGCGTCAGCGAAAAGCAGTACACCATCTACATCGCGCCCGGGGGCGGGGCGTTCACG ACACTGAATGGCTCACTGACCCTGGAGCTGGTGAATGAGAAGTTCTGGAAGGTGTCCCGACCACTGGAGCTCTGCTATGCCCCCACCAAGGATCCAAAGTGA